From a region of the Streptomyces tirandamycinicus genome:
- a CDS encoding pentapeptide repeat-containing protein: MKRTLQIAALVVVAAGYMLLMWRGPWMIDGSHLRTRDLQPADGVIVTGFRTTLVAIGAGVIACLGLYYTHQTFRHTRARDQEQADLTREGQVTDRYVEAIKLLSADHPTQRLGGIYSLERIMRDSEKDHSTVVAVLAGFIRQHAHRPEGGTPDPQPLAEEIQAALSVLGRRPTRAEPTRLDLRRTCLRGADLANARLSHARLAGCDLSQADLRDINLESAWLPGADLTNSFLTRAVLSRANLRGATFGGAVISDAQLQDTDLRGADLRSAKGHDAMQIGTALTDATTVLPPSA; this comes from the coding sequence ATGAAGCGCACCCTCCAGATAGCCGCCCTCGTCGTCGTTGCGGCCGGCTACATGCTCCTGATGTGGCGCGGCCCCTGGATGATCGACGGCAGCCACTTGCGCACACGTGACCTCCAACCGGCCGATGGTGTGATCGTCACCGGTTTCAGGACCACCTTGGTCGCAATCGGGGCTGGAGTCATAGCCTGCCTGGGCCTGTACTACACGCACCAGACGTTTCGGCACACCCGCGCCCGGGATCAAGAGCAGGCCGACCTCACTCGCGAAGGTCAGGTGACGGATCGATACGTTGAAGCCATCAAGCTCCTGAGTGCCGACCACCCAACCCAGCGCCTCGGCGGCATCTACAGCCTTGAACGGATTATGCGGGACTCGGAGAAGGACCATTCGACGGTTGTCGCGGTGCTCGCCGGATTCATAAGACAGCACGCGCATCGACCGGAAGGCGGCACACCAGACCCCCAGCCCCTCGCCGAGGAGATCCAAGCTGCCCTTTCGGTGCTGGGCAGACGCCCAACGCGCGCAGAGCCCACCAGGCTGGACCTCCGCCGCACGTGCCTTCGCGGCGCGGACCTCGCCAACGCCCGCCTCAGCCACGCCCGCTTGGCTGGCTGCGACCTCAGTCAGGCTGATCTACGAGACATCAACCTGGAGAGTGCCTGGCTTCCCGGGGCTGACCTGACCAACTCATTTCTCACGAGGGCCGTTCTCAGCAGAGCCAATCTGCGCGGCGCAACCTTCGGTGGCGCCGTGATCTCCGATGCTCAACTGCAGGACACGGACCTGCGCGGCGCCGATCTACGCAGCGCCAAGGGGCACGACGCCATGCAAATCGGCACGGCTCTCACCGATGCCACGACAGTCCTGCCCCCATCGGCTTGA
- a CDS encoding GntR family transcriptional regulator, which translates to MTLKIVIDTDAAPAPYEQLRSQISAQARSGALPVGYKLPTVRGLAEELGLAANTVAKAYRALEGDGVVETRGRNGTFVAAAGDAAERQAATAAQAYAEQVHRLGLSRSDALSAVQDALRASYGN; encoded by the coding sequence GTGACCTTGAAAATCGTCATCGACACGGACGCGGCCCCCGCGCCCTACGAGCAGCTCCGCTCCCAGATCTCGGCCCAGGCCCGCTCGGGCGCCCTGCCCGTCGGCTACAAGCTGCCCACCGTGCGGGGTCTCGCGGAGGAGCTCGGCCTCGCCGCCAACACCGTCGCCAAGGCGTACCGCGCCCTCGAGGGGGACGGAGTGGTCGAAACCCGGGGCCGCAACGGCACGTTCGTCGCCGCGGCCGGTGACGCGGCCGAGCGCCAGGCCGCGACGGCCGCCCAGGCGTACGCCGAGCAGGTCCACCGCCTCGGCCTGTCCCGCTCCGACGCGCTCTCGGCGGTGCAGGACGCGCTGCGCGCCAGCTACGGCAATTGA
- a CDS encoding tripartite tricarboxylate transporter permease — MDSLNSLLDGFGTALTPANLLWAALGVLLGTAIGVLPGIGPAMAVALLLPVTYGLEPTGAFIMFAGIYYGAMFGGSTTSILLNTPGESAAVVAAIDGNPMAKAGRGAQALAAAAIGHFAGGMIGTILLVALAPTVAALAVDIGAPDYFAIMVLAFIAVTSVLGSSRIRGLASLLVGLTLGLVGLDQLTGQQRLTFGSLQLADGIDVVIVAVGLFAIGEALWVAAHLRRGSGEAIPVGRPWLARSDVRRTWKSWLRGPLIGFPFGAVPAGGAEIPTFLSYVTEKRLSRHKDEFGKGAIEGVAGPESAASASAAGTLVSMLTLGLPTTAVAAVMLAAFQQYGIQPGPLLFEREPELVWGLIASLFVGMVLLLALNLPLAPLWAKLLRIPRPYLYAGILFFAAVGAYAVGGEALDLLILLVIGLIGFGMRRYGLPVLPAVIGVILGPAAEQQLRRALQISDGSVIGLVDTPFSVAVYAVIAVLLAWPLLRGPAGRLRRAKA, encoded by the coding sequence ATGGATTCGCTCAACTCCCTCCTCGACGGCTTCGGGACGGCACTGACCCCGGCCAACCTGCTCTGGGCGGCGCTCGGCGTGCTGCTCGGCACGGCCATCGGCGTGCTGCCGGGCATCGGCCCGGCCATGGCGGTGGCGCTGCTGCTGCCCGTCACCTACGGACTCGAACCGACCGGCGCGTTCATCATGTTCGCGGGCATCTACTACGGCGCCATGTTCGGCGGATCGACCACGTCCATCCTGCTCAACACCCCGGGCGAGAGCGCCGCCGTGGTCGCCGCGATCGACGGCAACCCGATGGCCAAGGCGGGCCGGGGCGCCCAGGCGCTCGCCGCCGCCGCCATCGGCCACTTCGCGGGCGGCATGATCGGCACGATCCTCCTGGTCGCGCTCGCCCCGACCGTCGCCGCGCTCGCCGTCGACATCGGGGCGCCTGACTACTTCGCCATCATGGTGCTGGCCTTCATCGCCGTCACCTCCGTCCTCGGCTCCTCCCGCATCCGCGGCCTCGCCTCGCTGCTCGTCGGGCTCACCCTGGGCCTCGTCGGCCTGGACCAGCTCACCGGACAGCAGCGGCTGACCTTCGGCTCGCTCCAACTCGCCGACGGCATCGACGTCGTCATCGTCGCGGTCGGGCTCTTCGCGATCGGTGAGGCGCTGTGGGTGGCCGCCCATCTGCGGCGCGGCAGCGGAGAGGCGATACCGGTCGGGCGCCCCTGGCTCGCCCGGTCCGACGTCCGCAGGACCTGGAAGTCCTGGCTGCGCGGCCCGCTGATCGGCTTCCCGTTCGGCGCCGTCCCCGCCGGTGGCGCGGAGATCCCCACCTTCCTGTCGTACGTCACCGAGAAGCGCCTCTCCCGGCACAAGGACGAGTTCGGCAAGGGCGCCATCGAGGGCGTGGCGGGACCGGAGTCCGCGGCGTCCGCGTCGGCGGCCGGCACGCTGGTTTCCATGCTGACCCTGGGCCTGCCGACCACCGCCGTCGCGGCCGTGATGCTGGCGGCCTTCCAGCAGTACGGCATCCAGCCCGGGCCCCTGCTGTTCGAACGCGAACCCGAGCTGGTCTGGGGCCTCATCGCGTCCCTGTTCGTCGGCATGGTGCTGTTGCTCGCGCTCAACCTGCCGCTCGCACCCCTGTGGGCGAAGCTGCTGCGCATCCCCCGGCCGTACCTGTACGCGGGCATCCTCTTCTTCGCGGCCGTCGGCGCCTACGCGGTCGGCGGGGAGGCGCTGGACCTGCTGATCCTGCTGGTGATCGGCCTGATCGGCTTCGGGATGCGGCGCTACGGCCTGCCCGTGCTCCCCGCGGTCATCGGCGTCATCCTCGGCCCGGCCGCCGAACAGCAGTTGAGGCGCGCCCTCCAGATCAGCGACGGCAGTGTCATCGGGCTCGTCGACACCCCGTTCTCGGTGGCGGTCTACGCCGTGATCGCGGTGCTGCTGGCCTGGCCGCTGCTGAGGGGGCCGGCCGGGCGCCTTCGCCGGGCGAAGGCTTGA
- a CDS encoding DUF402 domain-containing protein gives MSARWGDSRIDVTLVKAGRTKIRYPADVVADDGNRITVRAPWAGEGVRDLGFVRFEPGDVFTEYYWRDRWYAVKEVRAGDGALKGWYTDITRPARVSADELVVEDLDLDLWVSADGALVLRLDEDEFAASGLAERDPGAAEQAERALDALELLARQGRFTSLLD, from the coding sequence ATGTCCGCACGCTGGGGTGATTCCCGGATCGACGTCACCCTGGTCAAGGCGGGCCGTACGAAGATCCGCTACCCGGCGGACGTCGTCGCCGACGACGGCAACCGGATCACCGTCCGGGCCCCGTGGGCGGGTGAGGGCGTCAGGGACCTCGGGTTCGTCCGCTTCGAACCGGGCGACGTCTTCACCGAGTACTACTGGCGCGACCGCTGGTACGCCGTCAAGGAGGTCCGGGCGGGCGACGGGGCGCTGAAGGGCTGGTACACGGACATCACCCGGCCCGCCCGGGTGTCCGCGGACGAGCTGGTGGTGGAGGATCTGGACCTGGATCTGTGGGTGTCGGCCGACGGCGCCCTGGTCCTGCGGCTGGACGAGGACGAGTTCGCCGCGAGCGGTCTCGCCGAACGGGACCCCGGGGCGGCCGAGCAGGCCGAACGCGCCCTGGACGCCCTGGAACTCCTCGCCCGGCAGGGCCGGTTCACCAGCCTGCTGGACTGA
- a CDS encoding GNAT family N-acetyltransferase: MTVIVRAFRAPGDAEAVARVRRAALPFMLVTPEALVFEGEHAHPNSRYRPLVAEEGGEVIATARVGLAHDSPEPGVGYANVYVHPERRGRGAGTAVVRAAEEYLAGAGATEVYTWVLDEPGHRAFAERHGYRAGRTAHFLRLDLAGGTLPPLRTPPDGVRIVPASDFAGDPRPLFELDAATTADEPGDVATELTDYAHWLDETWGHPLFSRELTSVAVVDGRPVAFSAARTDGSTRYGTAMTGTAREYRGRGLAKLAKNDSLHRARDAGFTEAFTGNDAGNAPMLAVNEWFGYEICATEVRHVRTLG, translated from the coding sequence ATGACCGTGATCGTCCGCGCCTTCCGCGCGCCGGGAGACGCCGAAGCCGTCGCCCGGGTCCGCCGCGCCGCCCTGCCCTTCATGCTGGTCACCCCCGAGGCCCTGGTGTTCGAGGGGGAGCATGCGCATCCGAACTCCCGGTACCGGCCGCTGGTCGCCGAGGAGGGCGGGGAGGTGATCGCCACGGCCCGGGTGGGGCTCGCCCACGACAGTCCCGAACCGGGGGTCGGGTACGCGAACGTCTATGTGCATCCCGAGCGCCGCGGGCGGGGCGCGGGTACCGCCGTCGTGCGCGCCGCCGAGGAGTACCTGGCCGGTGCGGGCGCCACCGAGGTCTACACCTGGGTGCTGGACGAGCCCGGGCACCGTGCCTTCGCGGAGCGGCACGGCTACCGGGCCGGGCGCACCGCGCACTTCCTCCGCCTCGACCTGGCCGGCGGGACGCTGCCGCCGCTGCGGACCCCGCCGGACGGGGTCCGGATCGTCCCGGCGTCCGACTTCGCCGGCGACCCCCGGCCGCTGTTCGAGCTGGACGCCGCCACGACGGCGGACGAACCGGGCGATGTGGCGACCGAGCTGACGGACTACGCCCACTGGCTCGACGAGACCTGGGGGCACCCCCTGTTCAGCCGGGAACTGACGTCGGTCGCCGTGGTGGACGGGCGCCCGGTGGCGTTCAGCGCGGCCCGTACGGACGGCTCGACCCGCTACGGGACCGCCATGACCGGCACCGCCCGGGAGTACCGAGGCCGCGGGCTGGCCAAGCTGGCGAAGAACGACTCGCTGCACCGGGCGCGGGACGCCGGGTTCACCGAGGCCTTCACCGGCAACGACGCGGGCAACGCCCCGATGCTCGCCGTCAACGAGTGGTTCGGCTACGAGATCTGCGCAACGGAGGTGCGCCATGTCCGCACGCTGGGGTGA
- a CDS encoding tripartite tricarboxylate transporter TctB family protein has product MSTRTTPTESGAPAAPADRSWLRDHSELGVSLLLLAIGALVLTDALTMPLDVAQRGPVGPRTVPLAVGTGLLVIAALLAVDVLRGGRGEAEAGEDVDLARPGDRRTVLLLAGVFVGNAVLIEPLGFPVSGALLFWGSAYALGSRHPRRDPLIAAVLSLVTFHVFNNLLGVPLPGGPLMGVL; this is encoded by the coding sequence GTGAGTACCCGTACCACCCCGACGGAGTCCGGGGCCCCCGCCGCCCCGGCGGACCGCTCCTGGCTGCGTGACCACTCCGAACTCGGCGTGAGCCTGCTGCTCCTCGCCATCGGCGCCCTCGTCCTCACCGACGCGCTGACGATGCCGCTCGACGTCGCCCAGCGGGGCCCCGTCGGACCCCGGACCGTGCCGCTCGCCGTCGGCACCGGACTGCTGGTGATCGCCGCCCTCCTCGCCGTGGACGTCCTGCGCGGCGGCCGCGGAGAGGCGGAGGCCGGCGAGGACGTCGACCTCGCCCGGCCCGGTGACCGGCGCACCGTGCTGCTGCTCGCCGGAGTCTTCGTCGGCAACGCCGTCCTCATCGAGCCGCTCGGCTTCCCGGTCTCCGGGGCGCTGCTCTTCTGGGGCTCGGCGTACGCGCTGGGCAGCAGGCATCCGCGGCGTGACCCGCTGATCGCGGCCGTCCTGTCGCTCGTCACCTTCCATGTCTTCAACAACCTGCTCGGGGTGCCGCTGCCCGGCGGCCCGCTGATGGGGGTGCTCTAG
- a CDS encoding response regulator — translation MNVLVVDDDFMVARLHTRYVSATPGFSVAGVAHSGAEALRAVDRLRPDLVLLDVYLPDMDGIEVLRELRAAERPDAGRQPVDVLFITAARDAGTVRSALRAGALHYLIKPFSASALQEQLRHVASLRSRLESLDEARQEDVDRIFGTRPRGSRELPKGLAAHTADLVDRILREHPGGMSASECAEAGSLSRVSARRYLEYFAETGRAEVTLRYGGTGRPERRYRRLG, via the coding sequence GTGAACGTCCTGGTGGTGGACGACGACTTCATGGTCGCCAGGCTGCACACCCGCTATGTGTCGGCGACGCCCGGCTTCTCGGTCGCGGGGGTGGCGCACAGCGGCGCCGAGGCGCTGCGCGCGGTGGACCGGCTGCGCCCCGATCTGGTGCTGCTGGACGTGTATCTGCCCGACATGGACGGGATCGAGGTGCTGCGCGAGCTGCGCGCGGCGGAGCGGCCGGACGCCGGACGGCAGCCGGTGGACGTCCTGTTCATCACCGCTGCCCGGGACGCCGGCACGGTGCGTTCGGCGCTGCGCGCGGGCGCCCTGCACTACCTGATCAAGCCGTTCAGCGCCTCCGCGCTGCAGGAGCAGCTGCGGCATGTGGCCTCGCTGCGGAGCCGGCTGGAGTCACTGGACGAGGCCCGCCAGGAGGACGTGGACCGGATCTTCGGCACCCGTCCCCGCGGGTCCCGCGAGCTTCCCAAGGGACTGGCGGCGCACACGGCCGACCTGGTCGACCGCATCCTGCGCGAGCACCCGGGCGGTATGTCGGCGTCCGAGTGCGCGGAGGCGGGCTCGCTCTCCCGCGTCAGCGCCCGCCGCTACCTGGAGTACTTCGCGGAGACGGGCCGCGCGGAGGTGACCCTGCGGTACGGCGGCACGGGGCGGCCGGAGCGCAGGTACCGCCGGCTCGGCTGA
- a CDS encoding methyltransferase domain-containing protein, giving the protein MTTIDWDAAAGTFDEEPDHGLRDPGVRRAWAERMRHWLPPAPSDVLDLGCGTGSLALLAAEQGHQVTAVDLSPRMADAARRKLAGTAAEVLTGPAERPPVGDRRFDAVLVRHVLWALPDPEAALAHWASLLRPGGRLVLVEGVWDGNGLPASRLIGALGPLSRRIDHERLSDVPGLWGRPVHDERYALVARTSPVPYDETADEATDKTTGGITGEVVGAAPVRHREVVDVHLVLRRGDDVLLARRSGTGYADGLWHGPSGHVEDGEDVRAAMVREAYEEIGVAFAPEDLRVALVMQHRGPGDPPRTGWFFEAVHGKGGEPYNREPHKCSELAWHPLAALPDDMVAYCRAAFEAYRRGERFVLHWHEDDDPVGHDPDLPDRAVPLPMTGVSPAGW; this is encoded by the coding sequence ATGACGACGATCGACTGGGATGCCGCCGCCGGCACCTTCGACGAGGAGCCCGACCACGGACTGCGCGACCCCGGGGTCCGCCGCGCCTGGGCGGAACGGATGCGGCACTGGCTGCCGCCGGCTCCCTCCGATGTGCTCGACCTCGGATGCGGCACGGGCAGCCTCGCCCTGCTCGCCGCCGAGCAGGGCCATCAGGTGACCGCCGTCGACCTCTCACCGCGGATGGCGGACGCCGCCCGCCGCAAACTGGCCGGCACGGCTGCCGAGGTGCTGACCGGTCCAGCGGAGCGGCCTCCGGTGGGCGACCGGCGCTTCGACGCCGTGCTGGTGCGCCATGTGCTGTGGGCGCTGCCCGACCCCGAGGCGGCTCTCGCCCACTGGGCTTCACTGCTGCGCCCGGGCGGGCGGCTGGTGCTCGTCGAAGGGGTGTGGGACGGCAACGGACTCCCGGCCTCCCGGCTGATCGGCGCCCTCGGGCCGCTGAGCCGGAGGATCGACCACGAGCGGCTGTCGGACGTGCCCGGGCTCTGGGGCCGACCGGTGCACGACGAGAGGTACGCCCTGGTGGCCCGGACGAGTCCGGTCCCGTACGACGAAACCGCCGACGAGGCCACCGACAAGACCACCGGTGGGATCACCGGCGAGGTCGTCGGCGCGGCCCCGGTCCGGCATCGCGAAGTCGTCGATGTCCACCTCGTCCTGCGACGCGGCGACGATGTCCTGCTGGCCCGCCGGTCGGGCACCGGCTACGCGGACGGACTGTGGCACGGCCCGTCGGGGCACGTGGAGGACGGGGAGGACGTGCGCGCGGCCATGGTGCGCGAGGCGTACGAGGAGATCGGCGTCGCGTTCGCGCCGGAGGATCTGCGGGTGGCGCTGGTCATGCAGCACCGGGGGCCCGGCGACCCGCCGCGCACCGGCTGGTTCTTCGAGGCGGTCCACGGCAAGGGCGGCGAGCCGTACAACCGGGAACCGCACAAGTGCTCGGAGCTGGCCTGGCACCCGCTGGCGGCGCTGCCGGACGACATGGTCGCGTACTGCAGGGCCGCGTTCGAGGCGTATCGCCGAGGTGAGCGCTTCGTCCTCCACTGGCACGAGGACGACGACCCGGTGGGCCACGACCCGGATCTTCCGGACCGTGCGGTACCGCTGCCGATGACCGGCGTCAGTCCAGCAGGCTGGTGA
- a CDS encoding Bug family tripartite tricarboxylate transporter substrate binding protein: MRSRTPLALLGAALLVLVGPPLLTTGSGTDTGTRIPGLRFMVPNSPGGGYDITARTAAKNAEEAGLTRGIEVFNLPGAGGTVGLTRLVGEHGNGRLAMSMGLGVVGAVHTNKSPKTLADTTPIARLTEEQDIVVVSKDSPYKTIGQLVAAWKKDPAKVPVGGGSSPGGPDHLAPMLMARAAGIAPRSVNYVPFDGGGELLASILGNKIAFGVSGVGEYLDQIRSGELRLLAVTGPKRVPGLDAPTLRESGLDTDFTNWRGIVAPPGLSDAERDKLVALVTELHASKQWRESLRKNGWDDAFLPGEEFGDFLTAQDRRVDTVLKELGL, from the coding sequence GTGCGATCGCGCACTCCCCTCGCCCTCCTCGGGGCGGCGCTGCTGGTGCTCGTGGGGCCACCGCTGCTCACCACCGGCAGCGGTACCGACACCGGTACCCGGATACCCGGCCTTCGCTTCATGGTCCCCAACTCGCCCGGCGGCGGCTACGACATCACGGCCCGTACGGCGGCGAAGAACGCCGAGGAGGCCGGGCTCACCCGCGGCATCGAGGTGTTCAACCTGCCCGGCGCGGGCGGCACCGTGGGACTGACCCGGCTCGTCGGCGAGCACGGCAACGGCCGGCTCGCCATGTCGATGGGACTCGGCGTCGTCGGCGCCGTGCACACCAACAAGTCCCCTAAGACCCTCGCCGACACCACCCCGATCGCCCGGCTCACCGAGGAGCAGGACATCGTGGTGGTCTCGAAGGACTCCCCGTACAAGACCATCGGGCAACTCGTCGCGGCCTGGAAGAAGGACCCCGCCAAAGTGCCCGTGGGAGGCGGCTCCTCACCCGGCGGCCCCGACCACCTCGCCCCCATGCTGATGGCGCGGGCCGCGGGCATCGCTCCCAGGTCCGTCAACTACGTCCCCTTCGACGGCGGCGGCGAACTGCTCGCCTCCATCCTCGGCAACAAGATCGCCTTCGGCGTCTCGGGAGTCGGCGAGTACCTCGACCAGATCCGGTCCGGGGAGCTGCGCCTGCTGGCCGTGACCGGACCGAAGCGGGTTCCGGGCCTCGACGCCCCCACCCTGCGCGAGTCCGGGCTCGACACCGACTTCACCAACTGGCGCGGCATCGTCGCCCCGCCCGGGCTGTCCGACGCCGAACGGGACAAGCTCGTCGCGCTCGTCACCGAACTGCACGCCTCGAAGCAGTGGCGGGAGTCGCTGCGGAAGAACGGCTGGGACGACGCCTTCCTGCCCGGAGAGGAGTTCGGCGACTTCCTGACGGCGCAGGACCGCCGCGTCGACACCGTACTGAAGGAGCTGGGGCTGTGA
- a CDS encoding lytic polysaccharide monooxygenase — MTTRRRTATVAVAALGVAPLALTALAASPAVAHGSMTDPVSRVSACYAEGPESPKSAACKAAVAASGTQAFYDWNEVNIGDAAGDHRSLIPDGRLCSANRDKYKGLDLPRADWPASKLAAGGHTFRYKATAPHRGTFELYLTKDGYDPSQPLRWSDLEARPFARVADPKLVNGEYVFDAAVPARSGRHLVYSIWQRSDSPEAFYTCSDVVFGGDTGGSAGGGAPAPTASAPSDEQIEQGADKSGVDHGGHGGDGADGAHGGGGGDGHSEAPVTNATATPKAAALAGAEKDGGTGDGGNTPETDGAGENLAETGGDGGTPYLAAGGAAVLVLGTAVVIAATRRKAGR, encoded by the coding sequence ATGACCACTCGCCGCAGGACCGCCACCGTCGCCGTCGCCGCGCTCGGGGTCGCGCCGCTCGCGCTGACGGCGCTCGCCGCTTCACCTGCCGTCGCGCACGGGTCGATGACGGATCCGGTGAGCCGGGTGTCGGCGTGCTACGCCGAAGGGCCGGAGAGCCCGAAGTCCGCGGCGTGCAAGGCGGCGGTCGCGGCCAGCGGGACGCAGGCGTTCTACGACTGGAACGAGGTCAACATCGGCGACGCCGCGGGCGACCACAGGTCGCTGATCCCGGACGGCAGGCTGTGCAGCGCCAACCGGGACAAGTACAAGGGCCTCGATCTGCCGAGAGCGGACTGGCCCGCGTCGAAGCTGGCGGCCGGCGGCCACACCTTCCGCTACAAGGCGACCGCACCGCACCGGGGGACGTTCGAGCTGTACCTCACGAAGGACGGCTACGACCCGTCGCAGCCGCTCAGGTGGTCGGACCTGGAGGCGCGGCCGTTCGCCAGGGTCGCGGACCCGAAGCTGGTGAACGGGGAGTACGTCTTCGACGCAGCGGTGCCCGCGCGGTCCGGACGGCACCTGGTCTACTCGATCTGGCAGCGGTCGGACTCGCCCGAGGCCTTCTACACCTGCTCGGACGTGGTCTTCGGCGGGGACACCGGCGGCTCGGCGGGCGGCGGCGCCCCGGCGCCGACCGCCTCCGCCCCCTCGGACGAGCAGATCGAGCAGGGTGCGGACAAGTCCGGCGTCGACCACGGAGGGCACGGCGGGGACGGAGCGGACGGAGCACACGGCGGGGGTGGCGGGGACGGCCACTCCGAGGCCCCGGTCACGAACGCCACCGCCACTCCGAAGGCGGCGGCCTTGGCGGGTGCGGAGAAGGACGGCGGGACCGGTGACGGGGGCAACACCCCCGAGACCGACGGCGCCGGCGAGAACCTCGCCGAGACCGGCGGGGACGGCGGCACCCCGTATCTCGCCGCCGGTGGCGCCGCGGTGCTCGTGCTCGGCACGGCCGTGGTGATCGCGGCCACCCGCCGCAAGGCAGGTCGCTGA